A window from Montipora capricornis isolate CH-2021 chromosome 7, ASM3666992v2, whole genome shotgun sequence encodes these proteins:
- the LOC138055595 gene encoding uncharacterized protein — translation MPQAFHKDALSFNLTDAVSAKMGTPEREKFFKDKKSKKKTLWEEISKEMQEKGYGYTGAQCETKFKNLKQNFTKTVDHNNVSGNDKKTCPYFEELNDIFGMTPSVKPVAVCSNRAGPVGEDLIRTSSSSGSVAEAAASSTDGRRPSLDNEETPRREVKRSRAKRALQSKESLTDLFKEYQREQRKKTRKRRNMSWKCTSKRCNDLTGCWSYLKRTFRNKAC, via the exons ATGCCACAGGCTTTCCACAAGGACGCCCTATCTTTTAACTTGACAGATGCAGTCAGTGCCAAAATGGGGACTCCAG AAAGGGagaaatttttcaaagacaaaaagTCAAAGAAGAAAACTTTGTGGGAGGAAATATCGAAGGAGATGCAAGAGAAAGGATATGGCTACACTGGTGCTCAATGTGAAACGAAGTTTAAGAACttaaagcaaaatttcacaaaaacagtCGATCACAACAACGTGTCGGGCAACGACAAAAAGACGTGCCCATATTTTGAAGAGCTGAACGATATCTTTGGCATGACACCTTCTGTAAAGCCAGTGGCAGTTTGCTCCAACAGGGCTGGTCCTGTTGGTGAAGACCTCATCCGTACAAGTTCAAGTTCAGGTTCTGTTGCAGAAGCTGCAGCATCTTCTACTGATGGACGAAGACCATCATTGGACAACGAAGAAACTCCGCGCAGAGAGGTTAAAAGGTCCAGGGCCAAAAGGGCTCTTCAGAGTAAGGAGAGTCTCACTGATTTGTTCAAAGAGTACCAGcgggaacaaaggaaaaagacGAGGAAAAGGAGAAACATGTCATGGAAATGCACCAGCAAAAGATGCAACGATTTGACAGGTTGCTGGAGCTATTTGAAAAGGACATTTCGAAATAAGGCATGTTAA
- the LOC138055596 gene encoding putative nuclease HARBI1, with protein MAGIIRRAPLAFFSLLEELLQGPTDETRDKKEDILMFMMLEEFLRNCRNAEVRTESYVERIVPAMSDSSFRQHFRLSRPTAQRLVNILGTCPEIPVPRERGRPTVEIEKQLLITVWYLGNPECIRSVSDRFDVSRSTVLRVTTRICNALVNNVAPDFIQWPSGDRLMRTIEGFSENNGLPRCIGAIDGTHIPIKAPHDHHEHYINRKGFHSMQLQVVCDADMIFTDVYCGWPGAAHDARVLRNSPLFHDAETRTNDILPGQTYIFGNAAYPLKTWLMTGFKDNGHLTAQQKRFTNRLSSKRMVVERGIGLLKGRFRKLRVMVDIDRIRFLPKLVIAACTLHNFCIYSNDEIDDFLQPLDDDDDANNFVNIFADDNNAVRKRAEIMDLIC; from the coding sequence atggcgggcATAATTCGCCGAGCGCCACTAGCATTTTTCTCGTTGTTGGAGGAACTTCTCCAAGGGCCAACTGATGAAACACGCGATAAAAAGGAAGACATCCTTATGTTTATGATGCTCGAGGAGTTTTTGAGAAATTGTAGAAACGCTGAAGTTCGCACTGAGTCGTACGTTGAGAGAATAGTTCCAGCTATGTCAGATTCGTCCTTTCGCCAGCACTTCAGACTTTCGAGACCGACGGCCCAAAGGCTTGTCAACATTTTGGGAACCTGCCCTGAGATCCCAGTACCCCGAGAAAGAGGTCGTCCTactgttgaaattgaaaaacagCTGCTAATAACGGTTTGGTACCTTGGAAACCCTGAGTGCATCAGGTCAGTGTCAGACCGGTTTGATGTGTCACGTTCAACCGTGTTGAGAGTTACCACGAGAATCTGCAACGCACTTGTGAACAACGTTGCTCCTGATTTTATCCAGTGGCCTTCTGGAGACAGGTTAATGCGGACTATTGAGGGTTTCAGTGAGAACAATGGTTTACCTCGATGCATTGGGGCCATTGATGGCACACATATCCCTATAAAGGCGCCACATGACCATCATGAACATTACATAAACAGAAAAGGGTTTCATTCAATGCAGCTTCAGGTAGTTTGTGATGCTGACATGATATTCACCGATGTTTACTGTGGCTGGCCTGGAGCAGCGCACGATGCACGCGTTCTGAGAAACAGCCCTTTATTTCATGATGCAGAGACCAGAACAAATGACATACTTCCAGGACAAACGTACATCTTTGGAAATGCAGCCTATCCTTTAAAAACCTGGTTGATGACAGGATTTAAGGACAATGGCCATCTTACTGCACAGCAAAAGCGTTTTACAAATCGTCTAAGTTCAAAACGGATGGTCGTTGAACGTGGCATTGGTCTTTTGAAAGGAAGATTCCGGAAGTTGAGAGTCATGGTGGATATTGACAGAATCaggtttttaccaaaattaGTTATAGCAGCATGCACACTCCACAATTTCTGCATTTATTCAAATGATGAAATAGATGATTTTCTACAACCTCtagacgatgatgatgatgccaataactttgttaatatttttgctGATGACAACAATGCTGTTCGAAAAAGAGCTGAAATCATGGACCTGATTTGCTGA
- the LOC138055594 gene encoding ATP-dependent helicase wrn-1-like, which translates to MVNPLVVDVSPNKDNVYLGFEVIKVEAEALNHLKWVATMVERERQETPQTIIFCKTFNDIANVICYLLMNLRGSAFVEQEGDKVPLIGVYHAKSWDTQKSRTEKDFKGNGTQRVVVATCALGMGVNFLNVQYVIHYGPPQTVTGIIQQAGRAGRTGREAYSFVYTTKRQLSQCDKDVKELVKSETCMRENLYGHFQESVSSKEPGHDCCSLCRKNCQCSIDGSCDADKLVDSLTPENVSVIESNTYTPRDLNEVDKNDLSLSLLELKERYSSGLVPFFHEETRHGFSDKLINDIVDHANHVFSGKYLTDNLALYSSIPAIDVLEVFQELFGDITQFDQEMDELH; encoded by the coding sequence ATGGTTAACCCTTTAGTGGTTGATGTGTCACCCAACAAAGACAATGTGTATCTTGGGTTCGAGGTAATAAAAGTGGAAGCAGAGGCCCTCAATCACCTGAAGTGGGTTGCCACCATGGTTGAGAGAGAAAGACAAGAAACCCCACAAACCATCATATTTTGTAAGACATTTAATGACATTGCCAATGTCATTTGCTATTTGCTAATGAACTTGAGAGGAAGTGCCTTTGTAGAACAGGAGGGAGATAAGGTACCACTGATTGGTGTTTACCATGCAAAATCGTGGGATACCCAGAAGTCACGTACTGAGAAGGACTTCAAAGGAAATGGCACCCAGCGGGTTGTTGTTGCCACATGTGCCCTCGGGATGGGTGTAAATTTCCTCAATGTTCAGTATGTCATCCATTACGGGCCACCCCAAACTGTCACCGGAATAATTCAGCAAGCTGGTAGAGCTGGAAGAACTGGTCGTGAAGCCTACAGCTTTGTTTACACTACAAAGCGTCAACTTTCACAGTGCGATAAAGATGTGAAAGAGTTGGTTAAGAGTGAAACTTGCATGAGAGAGAACCTATATGGGCATTTTCAGGAGTCTGTTTCATCCAAGGAACCTGGGCATGACTGTTGTTCACTGTGTCGGAAGAACTGCCAATGTTCAATAGATGGGTCCTGTGATGCTGACAAGCTGGTCGACAGCTTAACACCTGAGAATGTTTCTGTAATAGAGTCTAATACTTACACACCAAGAGATTTGAATGAGGTAGACAAGAACGACCTCAGCTTATCGTTGTTGGAGCTGAAAGAAAGATATTCATCTGGACTTGTCCCCTTCTTTCATGAGGAAACACGCCATGGATTCTCAGACAAACTGATTAATGACATTGTTGATCATGCTAATCATGTCTTCTCAGGAAAATATCTCACAGACAACTTGGCCTTGTATTCATCAATTCCTGCTATTGATGTCTTGGAAGTATTTCAGGAACTATTTGGTGACATTACTCAATTCGATCAGGAAATGGATGAGCTTCACTAG